In Methanocaldococcus lauensis, a single genomic region encodes these proteins:
- a CDS encoding glycosyltransferase family 2 protein, with translation MDQRQNIQINKEDIFIVIPAYNEEKMISTTLKNLKKEGYKNIIVVDDGSKDKTYELAKKEDVIVCRHILNRGLGGALGTGIKCALLYKPKVIVTFDADGQHHPKDVEKVVKPIFEGYDFIIGSRMMDKNELKNMPLVKRIGNFGLNFITYLMGGYLVTDSQSGLRAFSYEAAKKIVKELKSDKYEVSSEFIILAKKFNLKIKEVPIKTIYTEYSMSRGTNVKTGFKILFKLIMQKLI, from the coding sequence ATGGATCAAAGGCAAAACATCCAAATTAATAAAGAAGATATATTTATTGTAATTCCAGCATATAATGAAGAGAAAATGATTTCAACAACTTTAAAAAATTTGAAAAAAGAAGGATATAAAAACATAATTGTTGTTGATGATGGTTCAAAAGATAAAACTTATGAATTGGCAAAAAAAGAGGATGTTATTGTGTGTAGGCATATATTAAATAGGGGATTAGGAGGAGCATTAGGAACTGGAATTAAGTGTGCCTTATTATATAAACCAAAGGTTATTGTTACTTTTGACGCTGATGGACAACATCATCCTAAGGATGTTGAAAAAGTAGTAAAGCCAATATTTGAGGGATATGATTTTATTATAGGTAGTAGGATGATGGACAAAAATGAGTTAAAGAATATGCCATTAGTTAAAAGAATTGGAAACTTTGGATTAAATTTTATAACTTACTTGATGGGTGGTTATTTAGTAACTGACAGCCAAAGTGGTTTAAGGGCATTTTCTTATGAAGCGGCAAAAAAAATTGTTAAGGAGTTAAAGAGTGATAAATACGAAGTTTCGTCAGAATTTATAATTTTAGCAAAAAAATTTAATTTAAAAATTAAGGAAGTGCCAATAAAAACAATATATACTGAATACTCAATGTCAAGAGGAACCAATGTTAAGACAGGATTTAAGATTTTATTTAAGTTGATTATGCAGAAATTAATTTAA
- a CDS encoding CBS domain-containing protein: MKVMKVVQNKEIIYIYPTTTIRKALMTMNENKYRRLPIVNPGNNKLVGILTSMDIVDFMGGGSKYNLTREKHNRNLYAAINEPVREIMEENVITLKENADLDDAIETFLTKNVGGVPIVNDDYQLISMITERDVIKVLLDKIDENEVIDDYITRNVIFATPGERLKDVARTMVRNKFRRLPVVSEEKLVGIITSTDFIRLLGSDWAFNHLQTGNVREITNVRMEEIMIRDVITAKEGDKLKDVAKIMVTNDIGALPVVDENMRIKGIITEKDVLKYFAK, from the coding sequence GTGAAAGTAATGAAAGTTGTTCAAAATAAAGAAATAATTTACATATATCCAACTACTACAATAAGAAAGGCTTTAATGACAATGAACGAAAATAAATACAGAAGATTACCAATAGTAAATCCTGGAAATAACAAACTTGTTGGAATATTAACAAGTATGGATATTGTAGATTTTATGGGAGGGGGCTCAAAATACAATTTAACGAGAGAAAAGCATAATAGAAATTTATATGCCGCAATAAATGAGCCTGTTAGAGAAATAATGGAAGAAAATGTTATTACACTTAAAGAAAATGCTGATTTGGATGACGCAATAGAAACCTTCTTAACGAAAAACGTTGGTGGAGTTCCAATAGTCAATGATGATTATCAACTAATATCAATGATTACTGAAAGGGATGTAATAAAAGTGTTGTTAGATAAAATAGATGAAAATGAAGTTATAGATGATTACATAACGAGAAACGTTATTTTTGCTACGCCAGGGGAGAGATTAAAAGATGTTGCGAGAACTATGGTTAGAAATAAGTTTAGAAGATTACCAGTTGTTAGTGAAGAGAAATTGGTTGGAATTATAACATCAACTGACTTTATTAGACTTTTAGGTAGTGATTGGGCATTTAATCACTTACAGACTGGAAATGTTAGAGAAATAACAAATGTGAGAATGGAGGAAATAATGATAAGAGATGTTATAACTGCAAAAGAAGGGGACAAATTGAAAGATGTGGCTAAAATTATGGTAACCAATGATATAGGGGCTTTGCCTGTGGTTGATGAAAATATGAGAATAAAGGGAATTATTACAGAAAAGGATGTTTTAAAATACTTTGCTAAATAA
- the eif5A gene encoding translation initiation factor IF-5A, with translation MPGTKQVNVGSLKVGQYVMIDGIPCEIVDISVSKPGKHGGAKARVVGIGLFEKVKKEFVAPTSSKVEVPIIDRRKGQVLAIMGDMVQIMDLQTYETLELPIPEGIEGLEPGCEVEYIEAVGQYKIARVLGGNK, from the coding sequence ATGCCAGGAACTAAGCAAGTTAATGTTGGTTCATTGAAAGTAGGACAGTATGTTATGATAGATGGAATCCCATGTGAAATTGTAGATATCAGTGTTTCAAAGCCAGGAAAACACGGAGGAGCTAAGGCAAGAGTAGTGGGAATTGGACTATTTGAAAAAGTTAAAAAAGAATTCGTTGCTCCAACATCAAGTAAAGTAGAAGTACCAATAATTGACAGAAGAAAAGGGCAAGTTTTAGCAATTATGGGAGATATGGTACAAATAATGGACTTACAAACTTATGAAACCTTAGAATTACCAATTCCAGAAGGTATTGAAGGTTTAGAACCAGGATGTGAAGTAGAGTATATAGAGGCAGTTGGTCAGTATAAAATAGCAAGAGTTCTTGGAGGAAATAAATAA
- a CDS encoding acetyl-CoA carboxylase biotin carboxylase subunit, whose protein sequence is MFNKVLIANRGEIAIRIIRACWELGIKTVAVYSKADKKSLHVSLADEAYCIGEPPAAKSYLNIDAILNVAEKAKVDAIHPGYGFLAENAEFARAVKKAGFEFIGPNPDAIEAMGSKINAKKIMRKAGVPLIPGSEGAVEDIDEAIEIAEQIGFPVVVKASAGGGGMGMSVAYNKEELKEVIESARNIAKSAFGDPTVFIEKYLENPRHIEIQLLGDKHGNIIHLGDRECSIQRRHQKLIEEAPSPIMTEELRERMGEAAIKAGKAINYDSAGTVEFLYENGNFYFLEMNTRIQVEHTVTEQVTGIDLVKAMIRIAAGEELSIKQEDVKIRGHAIECRINAEDPLNDFVPCPGKIKLYRSPGGPGVRIDSGVCGGAEIPPYYDPMIAKLITYGNSREEAIARMRRALKEYVIVGVTTNIPFHRAVLEEENFLKGNISTHYVEQNMPKLKKLMVKYALESRDLYSVVSEKVFEKNKKIAAAIGGISMHINLIIKENNQEYKGE, encoded by the coding sequence GAATAAAAACTGTTGCTGTATATTCTAAGGCAGATAAAAAATCTTTACATGTTTCTTTGGCAGATGAAGCATACTGTATAGGGGAACCTCCAGCGGCAAAGAGTTATTTAAATATTGACGCAATCCTCAATGTTGCTGAAAAGGCAAAAGTTGATGCAATTCATCCAGGATATGGATTCTTAGCAGAAAATGCTGAATTTGCAAGGGCTGTAAAAAAGGCTGGTTTTGAGTTTATAGGACCTAATCCTGATGCTATAGAGGCTATGGGTAGTAAAATTAATGCTAAAAAAATTATGAGAAAGGCAGGAGTTCCTTTAATACCCGGAAGTGAAGGGGCTGTTGAAGATATTGATGAGGCAATAGAAATTGCGGAACAGATAGGGTTTCCTGTGGTTGTTAAGGCCTCCGCTGGCGGTGGCGGAATGGGAATGAGTGTTGCCTATAATAAAGAGGAGTTAAAAGAAGTTATTGAGTCAGCAAGAAATATTGCAAAGAGTGCATTTGGAGATCCAACGGTATTCATTGAAAAATACTTAGAGAATCCAAGACATATAGAGATACAGTTATTAGGAGATAAGCATGGAAATATTATTCATTTAGGAGATAGAGAGTGTTCAATTCAAAGAAGACATCAAAAGTTGATAGAGGAGGCTCCGTCTCCAATAATGACTGAAGAGTTAAGAGAAAGGATGGGGGAGGCTGCAATCAAAGCAGGAAAGGCAATAAATTACGATAGTGCAGGGACTGTTGAATTCTTATATGAAAATGGTAACTTTTACTTCTTAGAGATGAATACAAGGATTCAGGTTGAGCATACAGTTACAGAACAAGTTACTGGAATTGATTTAGTTAAGGCTATGATTAGAATAGCGGCAGGAGAGGAGTTAAGTATAAAGCAGGAAGATGTTAAGATAAGAGGACATGCTATTGAGTGTAGAATTAACGCGGAAGATCCTTTAAATGACTTCGTTCCATGCCCTGGAAAAATAAAACTTTATAGATCTCCTGGAGGGCCAGGAGTTAGAATAGATAGTGGAGTCTGCGGAGGGGCGGAGATTCCTCCATATTATGATCCAATGATTGCAAAATTAATAACATATGGAAATAGTAGAGAGGAGGCAATAGCAAGGATGAGAAGGGCTTTAAAAGAATATGTTATTGTTGGTGTTACTACAAACATTCCATTTCATAGAGCTGTTTTAGAGGAGGAAAACTTCTTAAAAGGGAATATATCAACACACTATGTTGAACAAAATATGCCTAAATTAAAGAAATTGATGGTCAAATATGCTTTAGAATCAAGAGATCTATATAGTGTTGTTTCAGAAAAAGTCTTTGAAAAAAACAAAAAGATTGCTGCAGCAATTGGTGGTATATCAATGCATATTAACCTTATAATAAAAGAAAATAATCAAGAATATAAAGGAGAGTAA
- a CDS encoding DUF5518 domain-containing protein, with protein sequence MVNFDTEKMLNPSIIGGIVNGVLGAICCLGYIVGGAVAAHLYVNAGGSLDYENCGVVGAISGVIGGIIATILSFLILASIMPMMEFKSYAFLAGTSIIIGLISGIIFGAILGAIGGILYVVIKNR encoded by the coding sequence ATGGTAAATTTTGACACAGAAAAAATGTTAAATCCTTCTATTATTGGAGGTATTGTTAATGGTGTTTTGGGGGCTATTTGTTGCTTAGGTTATATTGTTGGGGGAGCAGTTGCTGCTCATCTTTATGTAAATGCTGGTGGTAGTTTAGATTATGAAAATTGCGGTGTTGTTGGGGCAATTAGTGGTGTTATTGGAGGAATTATTGCAACAATATTAAGCTTTTTAATATTAGCCTCAATTATGCCAATGATGGAATTTAAGTCATATGCGTTTTTAGCAGGAACCTCAATAATAATTGGATTAATTAGTGGGATTATATTTGGAGCAATTCTTGGAGCTATTGGTGGAATTTTGTATGTAGTTATAAAAAATAGATAA
- a CDS encoding amidohydrolase family protein yields the protein MLLKNCKVVRDNKIVECDILIENGRIKKISKNINIDDEKVNLKNYIVIPGVIDAHVHFRWGESEKEDFLSGSLAGINGGVCFAIDMPNNKPPITTKELFYKKLEDCKKESKINIFLNFGVTEKNYLENIKEAMAYKIFMVKSVGDLYIEDYSKLKDILNQNKRFCIHAEHKDIINKNMKIYKLERWIDHCKIRDEKSEVEAVKEVIKTLQFIDKVGKYKPHIHFCHISTKKSLEIIKDAKQRLKNVKITVEVTPHHIYLNKDVAEELKGFGKFNPPLRSKEDNIALIKGIINKDVDIIASDHAPHLLEEKLKDVKNCPSGIPGIETLVPLTLNLVNKKLITLFDAVRILSENPAKIFNINNKIEEGNLANLTIVDLKKEGKINTELFKSKAKFSPFDKFLVKGFPIYTVVNGKLYDAIGKNI from the coding sequence ATGTTACTTAAAAACTGCAAAGTAGTTAGAGATAATAAGATTGTTGAATGTGATATTTTAATTGAAAATGGTAGAATTAAAAAAATCTCTAAGAATATAAATATAGATGATGAAAAAGTTAATTTAAAAAATTATATTGTCATTCCAGGAGTTATTGATGCTCATGTCCATTTTAGATGGGGAGAAAGTGAAAAGGAGGATTTTTTAAGTGGTAGTTTGGCAGGGATAAATGGAGGAGTGTGTTTTGCCATAGATATGCCTAACAATAAGCCTCCAATAACTACAAAAGAACTTTTTTATAAAAAACTTGAAGACTGTAAAAAAGAGAGTAAAATAAACATATTTTTAAATTTTGGCGTTACAGAAAAAAATTATCTTGAGAATATAAAGGAAGCTATGGCTTATAAAATATTTATGGTTAAATCTGTGGGGGATTTATATATTGAAGATTATTCTAAGTTGAAGGATATTTTAAATCAAAATAAGCGTTTTTGTATTCACGCGGAGCATAAAGATATAATTAATAAAAATATGAAAATTTATAAGTTAGAGAGGTGGATAGACCACTGTAAAATAAGAGATGAAAAATCAGAGGTTGAGGCTGTTAAAGAAGTTATAAAAACCCTACAATTTATTGATAAAGTTGGGAAATATAAGCCACATATTCATTTTTGTCATATATCTACAAAAAAATCATTAGAGATAATAAAAGATGCAAAACAAAGATTAAAAAATGTTAAGATAACTGTTGAAGTTACTCCCCACCACATTTATTTAAATAAAGATGTGGCTGAGGAATTAAAAGGTTTTGGAAAATTTAATCCACCCTTGAGGAGTAAGGAAGATAACATTGCGTTAATTAAAGGTATTATAAATAAAGATGTTGATATAATCGCCTCTGATCACGCTCCACATTTATTGGAAGAGAAACTTAAAGATGTTAAAAACTGTCCTTCTGGAATTCCGGGGATTGAAACTCTTGTCCCATTAACCTTAAATTTGGTTAATAAAAAATTAATAACACTATTTGACGCTGTAAGGATATTATCAGAGAATCCAGCTAAAATATTTAATATAAATAACAAAATTGAAGAGGGTAATTTGGCAAATTTAACTATTGTTGATTTGAAAAAGGAAGGAAAAATTAATACTGAATTATTCAAATCTAAGGCAAAATTTAGTCCTTTTGATAAATTTTTAGTTAAAGGATTTCCAATTTATACAGTAGTAAATGGGAAATTATATGATGCAATTGGAAAAAATATTTAA
- a CDS encoding DUF61 family protein yields the protein MEDKNLDRIIKGIIREFKVSFKRKRLKDLLNEEKPHIIINGKRHRIKRRELELLREIGSSEDLKIPIVLEVDPSLGGAIKVSGKEEVKVISKILGRDINMFSEEDVLYIYKPELRIVRRELPTTTQIIFKFSLYD from the coding sequence ATGGAAGACAAAAACTTAGATAGAATTATTAAAGGAATAATAAGAGAATTTAAAGTATCATTTAAAAGAAAAAGATTAAAAGATTTATTAAATGAAGAGAAACCGCATATAATAATCAACGGTAAGAGGCATAGAATAAAGAGGAGAGAGCTTGAACTTCTAAGAGAGATAGGTAGTAGTGAGGATTTAAAAATTCCAATAGTTTTAGAAGTAGATCCTTCATTAGGTGGGGCTATAAAAGTTAGTGGTAAAGAAGAGGTTAAAGTAATCTCAAAAATATTAGGGAGAGATATAAATATGTTCTCAGAGGAAGATGTATTATACATATATAAACCAGAGTTGAGGATCGTTAGAAGAGAACTACCAACAACAACTCAAATTATATTTAAATTTTCTTTATACGATTAA
- a CDS encoding DUF2085 domain-containing protein, producing MKWKLIKNIYALITFSFIIFYIGIFLAPYTAYLGENSKIFRLISIYLYTIYSPICHQLPQRSYFIFGYKMAVCARCFGIYTGFLAGMIIYPFVKKLNDFKLPHKKYLIISLIPMVIDGTTQLIGLRESFNELRFITGFIAGFVVVYYILPIFLKILSKKYLE from the coding sequence ATGAAATGGAAATTAATAAAAAATATTTATGCACTAATTACTTTTTCTTTTATAATCTTTTATATAGGAATCTTTTTAGCACCATATACTGCATACTTAGGAGAAAATTCTAAGATTTTTAGATTAATATCTATATATTTATATACTATATATTCTCCAATATGTCATCAACTACCACAAAGAAGCTATTTTATTTTTGGTTATAAGATGGCAGTATGTGCAAGATGTTTTGGTATTTATACTGGATTTTTAGCAGGAATGATAATTTATCCCTTTGTAAAAAAACTAAATGACTTTAAACTCCCACATAAAAAATATTTAATTATATCTCTAATTCCTATGGTAATTGATGGAACTACACAATTAATTGGATTGAGAGAAAGTTTTAACGAATTGAGATTTATAACTGGATTTATTGCTGGTTTTGTAGTAGTCTATTATATATTGCCAATATTTTTAAAAATACTATCAAAAAAATATTTAGAGTAA
- a CDS encoding anaerobic ribonucleoside-triphosphate reductase activating protein, translating to MKVLVSGIVDLSTIDYPKKCSSVIFLYGCNMRCPYCHNLKYILEHKNEMTVDELFKNIDFFFSEAIVISGGEPTLQKDAVIEIARYSKKNGFPVKIDTNGTNPEVIEYLINHNLIDYVAVDVKCRFDKYKEFTKCKEDGEEIKKKILKIIDLCKKNNVFVECRTTYVPKVMDKSDIEEIAKTVKNCDLYVIQQFEPKDAYDKEFRKLPSPKEKELRELGKIAKKYINNVNIRTVNGVFEI from the coding sequence ATGAAAGTTCTCGTTTCTGGAATTGTAGATTTATCAACAATTGACTATCCAAAAAAATGCTCTTCTGTTATATTTTTGTATGGTTGTAATATGAGATGTCCATACTGTCACAATTTAAAATATATCTTAGAGCATAAAAATGAAATGACTGTGGATGAGTTATTTAAAAATATAGATTTTTTCTTCTCTGAGGCAATAGTTATAAGTGGGGGAGAACCTACTCTACAAAAAGATGCAGTAATTGAAATAGCAAGATATTCTAAAAAAAATGGATTTCCAGTGAAAATTGACACTAATGGAACTAATCCAGAAGTTATTGAATATTTAATAAATCACAATCTTATTGATTATGTTGCAGTTGATGTAAAATGTAGATTTGATAAATATAAAGAATTTACAAAATGTAAGGAGGATGGAGAAGAAATTAAAAAGAAGATATTAAAAATTATTGATTTATGTAAAAAAAATAACGTCTTTGTTGAATGTAGAACTACATATGTTCCAAAGGTTATGGATAAAAGTGATATTGAGGAAATAGCAAAAACTGTTAAAAATTGTGATTTATATGTTATTCAACAATTTGAACCAAAAGATGCTTACGATAAAGAATTTAGAAAACTACCCTCTCCAAAAGAAAAAGAACTAAGAGAATTGGGAAAAATAGCAAAGAAATATATAAATAATGTCAATATAAGAACTGTAAATGGTGTTTTTGAAATTTAA